A single genomic interval of Cucumis sativus cultivar 9930 chromosome 5, Cucumber_9930_V3, whole genome shotgun sequence harbors:
- the LOC101215503 gene encoding cytochrome P450 71B10-like, which translates to MTLEMHCYIVEMKIDSIFIWFPLLFLSTSLLLLKTKRLIYSNNKKLIINPPPSPPKLPLLGHLHLLGSHPHRSLCNLSRTHGPIMLLKLGSIPTVVISSATAARELFKHHNLASCNRPRLTGSGRLSYNFQDLAFSPYGERFRELRKIFILELFSTKQSFHRIREEEVSLLINSISQQSINFSSNPIDLSEKSYSLTANITTRIAFGKSFRGGELDNQNFRKVMHRITGVLKSFSITDFFPSFGWIVDRISGVHGKLEKSFGEMDAFFQKVVDDRINMDKATSGNEENIVDVLLRMKRDGFQFDELVLTQDCIKALIMDIFLAGVETGATTIVWAMTELIRNPRIMKRLQTHIRSHIKKDQVKEKDLERLPYLKMVVKEVLRLHPPAPLLLSREITSHFKLNGYDIHPKAHLHVNVWAIGRDPECWDNPEEFIPERFMENNIDYKGQNYELLPFGGGRRVCPGMNMGIFTIELTLANLLLCFDWKLGDGMKEEDVDMEENFGLAVAKKLPLTLVPVPYLA; encoded by the exons ATGACCTTGGAAATGCACTGTTACATTGTTGAGATGAAGATTGATAGCATTTTCATATGGTTTCCTCTCCTCTTTCTCTCAACTTCTCTACTTCTTCTCAAAACCAAAAGGCTTATTTACAGCAACAACAAGAAGCTTATCATTAATCCTCCTCCAAGCCCTCCGAAGCTTCCTTTATTGGGTCATTTACATCTCCTTGGCTCCCACCCTCATCGCTCTTTATGCAACCTTTCACGAACACACGGCCCCATCATGCTCCTGAAACTCGGTTCTATCCCGACCGTCGTCATCTCTTCCGCAACAGCCGCGAGAGAGCTATTCAAACACCACAATCTCGCATCTTGCAACCGCCCTCGCTTAACAGGAAGTGGAAGATTATCCTACAACTTCCAAGACCTGGCTTTTTCCCCATATGGTGAGCGTTTTAGAGAGCTTCGAAAGATTTTCATACTCGAGCTCTTTAGTACTAAACAATCATTTCATCGTATTAGAGAAGAGGAAGTGAGTTTGCTCATAAACTCAATCTCTCAACAATCCATAAACTTTTCTTCAAATCCAATTGATTTGAGTGAAAAAAGCTATTCTCTTACTGCCAATATTACAACAAGAATTGCTTTTGGGAAGAGCTTTAGAGGGGGTGAATTagataaccaaaattttcgaAAGGTTATGCATAGAATAACTGGTGTCCTAAAAAGCTTCTCCATTACCGATTTCTTTCCGAGTTTCGGTTGGATTGTTGATCGAATCAGTGGTGTTCATGGGAAGTTGGAGAAGAGCTTTGGTGAGATGGATGctttttttcaaaaggtaGTTGATGATCGTATAAACATGGACAAGGCAACTtctggaaatgaagaaaacattGTTGATGTTTTGTTGAGAATGAAGAGAGATGGCTTTCAATTTGATGAACTCGTCCTTACTCAAGATTGCATTAAAGCACTAATCATG GATATCTTTTTAGCTGGAGTGGAAACAGGAGCAACCACCATTGTTTGGGCAATGACAGAGTTAATTAGAAACCCAAGAATAATGAAAAGGCTACAAACTCATATCAGAAGCCACATAAAAAAAGatcaagtaaaagaaaaggaccTGGAAAGGCTTCCCTATCTAAAAATGGTAGTGAAAGAGGTTCTAAGGTTGCATCCACCAGCCCCACTTCTCCTTTCAAGAGAAATCACATCTCATTTTAAGCTTAATGGTTATGATATACATCCCAAGGCTCATCTTCATGTTAATGTGTGGGCCATTGGACGAGATCCAGAATGTTGGGATAACCCTGAAGAGTTTATCCCAGAAAGATTTATGGAAAATAACATTGATTATAAAGGACAGAATTATGAATTATTACCTTTCGGAGGTGGTAGAAGAGTTTGTCCAGGAATGAATATGGGAATCTTTACAATAGAGTTGACATTGGCTAATTTGTTACTTTGTTTTGATTGGAAATTGGGAGAtggaatgaaagaagaagatgtagATATGGAAGAGAATTTTGGTCTTGCTGTTGCCAAAAAGTTACCTCTAACACTTGTTCCCGTCCCTTACTTAGCTTAA
- the LOC101203617 gene encoding cytochrome P450 71B26 — MMMNSILIWFPLLFLLTSLLLLKTKKLIHSNNKKLITNPPPSPPKLPLLGHLHLLGSHPHHSLCNLSRTYGPIMLLKLGSIPTVVISSATAARELFKHHDLASCSRPRLMGSARFSYNFQDLSLSPYGERWRELRKIFILELFSTKRVQSFHHIREEEVSLLINSISQQSLKFSSNPIDLGDKSYSLTANITTRIAFGKSFRGGELDNQNFQKVMRRTIDAIKGFSISDFFPSFGWIVDRISGVHGKLEKSFGEMDAFFQKVVDDRINMDKGTSGNEENIVDVLLRMKRDGFQSDALILTQDCIKAIIKDIFIAGVETGANTIVWAMAELIRKPRVMKKLQDQIRSYIKKEQVKETDLERLPYLKMVVKEVLRLHPPVPLLIPRETTSHFKLNGYDIHPKAHLHVNVWAIGRDPECWVNPEEFIPERFIENNIDYKGQNYELLPFGGGRRVCPGMNMGIFTVELTLANLLLCFDWKLGDGMKEEDVDMEEDFFGISVAKKSPLKLVPIPYIA; from the exons ATGATGATGAATAGCATTCTCATATGGTTTCCTCTCCTTTTTCTCTTAACTTCTCTACTTcttctcaaaacaaaaaagcttATTCACAGCAACAACAAGAAGCTTATTACTAATCCTCCTCCAAGCCCTCCAAAGCTTCCTTTATTGGGTCATTTACACCTCCTTGGCTCCCACCCTCATCACTCTTTATGCAACCTTTCACGAACATACGGTCCCATCATGCTTCTGAAACTCGGCTCCATCCCGACCGTCGTCATTTCTTCCGCAACAGCCGCGAGAGAGCTATTCAAACACCATGATCTCGCATCTTGCAGCCGCCCTCGCTTAATGGGAAGTGCAAGATTTTCCTATAACTTTCAAGACCTGAGTTTGTCTCCATATGGCGAGCGTTGGAGAGAGCTTCGAAAGATTTTCATACTCGAGCTCTTTAGTACTAAACGAGTGCAATCATTTCATCATATCAGAGAAGAGGAAGTGAGTTTGCTCATAAACTCAATCTCTCAACAATccttaaaattttcttcaaatccaATTGATTTGGGTGACAAAAGCTATTCTCTTACTGCCAATATTACGACAAGAATTGCTTTTGGGAAGAGCTTTAGAGGGGGTGAACTagataaccaaaattttcaaaaggttATGCGCAGAACAATTGACGCCATTAAAGGCTTCTCAATTAGCGATTTCTTTCCGAGTTTCGGTTGGATTGTTGATCGAATCAGTGGTGTTCATGGGAAGCTGGAGAAGAGCTTTGGTGAGATGGATGctttttttcaaaaggtaGTCGATGATCGTATAAACATGGACAAGGGAACTtctggaaatgaagaaaacattGTTGATGTTTTGTTGAGAATGAAGAGAGACGGCTTTCAATCTGATGCACTCATCCTTACACAAGATTGCATTAAAGCAATAATCAAG GATATCTTTATAGCAGGAGTGGAAACTGGAGCAAACACCATTGTTTGGGCAATGGCAGAGCTAATTAGAAAGCCTAGAGTAATGAAAAAGCTACAAGACCAAATTAGAAGCTACATAAAAAAGGAACAAGTAAAAGAAACGGACCTTGAAAGGCTTCCATATCTAAAAATGGTAGTGAAAGAGGTTCTAAGGTTGCACCCACCAGTCCCACTTCTCATTCCAAGAGAAACCACGTCTCATTTTAAGCTTAATGGTTATGATATACATCCAAAGGCTCATCTTCATGTCAATGTATGGGCCATTGGACGAGATCCAGAGTGTTGGGTTAACCCTGAAGAGTTTATCCCAGAAAggtttatagaaaataatattgattataaaggacaaaattatgaattattaCCTTTTGGAGGTGGTAGAAGAGTTTGTCCAGGAATGAATATGGGAATCTTTACAGTAGAGTTGACATTGGCTAATTTGTTACTTTGTTTTGATTGGAAATTGGGAGAtggaatgaaagaagaagatgtagATATGGAAGAGgatttttttggtattagTGTTGCCAAAAAATCACCACTTAAACTTGTTCCCATCCCTTACATAGCTTAA
- the LOC101203858 gene encoding cytochrome P450 71B37, which translates to MNSLSICVLSLLFFLCSLILLKTKKNVELKHNNNHKFLPPPSPPKLPLLGHLHLLGSHPHRSLWNLSRTHSPIMLLKFGSVPTVIISSAKIAKELFKCHDLASCSRPRLAATAKYSYNFLDLIFSSYDDHWRELRKIYIAELFSPKRVQSFQHIREEEVNQLVNSISQSSSSSTLFDFTTKSYSLTSNIITRIAFGKSTRGSESELDDGNVEGVIQRASAAIGCFSASDFFPSFGWIIDRLTGVHGRLEKNFKELDAFLEHVIEDRINFRTVCQKEENILDVLLRMERDCYEFGSMKFTRDCIKAVVMNLFLAGVETGANTLVWTMSELVRNSKVMKKLQHEIRSTIIGQDQVKENEIEKLPYLKLVVKEALRLHPPAPMLLPRETMSHFKLNGYNIDPKTRIHVNAWAIGRDTDSWKNPEEFCPERFMESNIDYKGQNFELIPFGAGRRICPGVNMGIATVELTLANMLMCFDWKLPNGMKEEDLDMEEEFGITVSKKSPLQLLPIPCFNSN; encoded by the exons ATGAATAGCCTTTCCATTTGTgtcctttctcttctctttttcttatgttCTCTGATCCTTCtaaaaaccaagaaaaatgttgaacttAAACACAACAATAACCATAAATTTCTTCCTCCTCCAAGCCCTCCCAAGCTTCCTTTGTTAGGTCATTTACACCTCCTTGGCTCTCACCCCCATCGCTCCTTATGGAACCTTTCCAGAACCCACAGTCCCATTATGCTCCTCAAATTTGGCTCCGTCCCGACCGTCATCATTTCTTCTGCAAAGATTGCAAAAGAGTTGTTCAAATGTCATGACCTTGCTTCTTGTAGCCGCCCTCGCTTAGCGGCGACCGCAAAATATTCATACAACTTcttagatttgattttttcctCTTACGACGATCACTGGAGGGAGCTTCGTAAGATTTATATCGCTGAGCTCTTTAGTCCCAAACGTGTGCAATCTTTTCAACATATTAGAGAAGAGGAAGTGAATCAACTTGTGAATTCCATCTCTCAAtcctcatcttcttcaactcTATTTGATTTTACAACAAAATCGTATTCTCTCACGTCTAATATCATTACTAGGATTGCGTTTGGAAAGAGTACTAGAGGGAGTGAAAGTGAACTAGATGATGGTAATGTTGAGGGGGTTATACAAAGAGCGAGTGCGGCGATCGGATGCTTCTCGGCAAGTGATTTCTTTCCTAGTTTCGGATGGATTATTGATCGGCTCACCGGTGTTCATGGACGACTAGAGAAAAACTTTAAGGAGTTGGATGCTTTTTTAGAACATGTAATTGAGGATCGTATTAACTTTAGGACAGTTtgtcaaaaagaagaaaacattctTGATGTTTTGTTGAGAATGGAGAGAGATTGCTATGAATTTGGTTCAATGAAATTCACTCGAGATTGCATCAAGGCAGTTGTCATG aatttatttcTAGCTGGAGTAGAAACAGGAGCAAACACACTTGTTTGGACAATGTCGGAGCTAGttagaaattcaaaagtaATGAAGAAGCTACAACATGAAATCCGAAGCACCATAATTGGGCAAGATCAAGTGAAGGAGAACGAGATCGAAAAGCTTCCATATCTAAAATTGGTGGTGAAGGAGGCTTTGAGGCTTCATCCACCCGCCCCAATGTTGCTTCCAAGAGAAACCATGTCTCATTTTAAGCTCAATGGTTACAATATCGATCCAAAAACTCGTATTCATGTGAATGCATGGGCAATTGGAAGAGACACTGATTCTTGGAAAAACCCAGAAGAGTTTTGTCCAGAGAGGTTTATGGAAAGTAATATTGATTACAAAGGACAAAACTTCGAGTTAATTCCATTTGGAGCTGGTAGAAGAATATGTCCAGGTGTGAATATGGGGATTGCAACGGTAGAGTTGACGTTGGCTAATATGTTAATGTGTTTTGATTGGAAATTACCAAAtggaatgaaagaagaagatttagACATGGAAGAGGAATTTGGTATTACAGTTTCCAAGAAATCAcctcttcaacttcttccaATTCCTTGCTTCAACTCCAATTAA